A single Leptolyngbya ohadii IS1 DNA region contains:
- a CDS encoding NAD+ synthase, which produces MKIAIAQLNPTIGDLSGNARQILNAADQAANQGVTLLLTPELSLCGYPPRDLLLQPAFIRSMAEVLSQLAKDLPSQVAVLVGTVVLNDRAIHTGGKPLYNSIALLHQGEVQQYFHKRLLPTYDVFDEDRYFEPGQASMAFAIDDPNTGVTLKIGVTICEDLWNDEEFWGKRSYEASPIEDLVTQKVDLIVNLSASPFYMGKQKIREAMLHHATIRYQTPIIYTNQVGGNDDLIFDGNSVGFDRQGQMTCRANPFESDLVTAEYDFSQHDLGVNSQQIEPQPENDDAEMWSALVLGLRDYVRKCGFSKVVLGLSGGIDSSLVAAIATAAIGAENVLGVLMPSPYSSDHSVNDAVQLAHNLGIRTEILPIGDLMQSYDRTLTHLFAETEFGLAEENLQSRIRGNLLMAISNKFGHLLLSTGNKSEMAVGYCTLYGDMNGGLAVIADVPKTRVYSICTWLNSTGQKLIPAHVLTKPPSAELKPGQVDQDSLPPYEVLDDILHQFIHDNRSPDEIVASGHDAATVDRVIKLVIRAEFKRKQAPPGLKVTDRAFGTGWRMPIANKWIPAAARSTLIAAKP; this is translated from the coding sequence ATGAAAATTGCCATTGCTCAACTCAATCCCACGATCGGCGATCTCTCCGGCAATGCTCGTCAAATTCTCAATGCGGCAGATCAGGCGGCAAATCAAGGAGTCACATTACTACTCACGCCCGAACTTTCCCTTTGCGGCTATCCTCCCCGCGATCTGCTGCTTCAGCCTGCCTTTATTCGATCGATGGCAGAAGTGCTGAGCCAGTTGGCAAAAGATCTTCCGTCTCAGGTGGCGGTTCTGGTAGGAACGGTTGTGCTCAACGATCGCGCCATTCACACCGGAGGCAAACCTCTATATAACAGTATTGCCCTACTGCACCAGGGGGAGGTTCAGCAGTATTTTCATAAGCGGCTGCTGCCCACCTACGATGTATTTGACGAAGATCGCTACTTCGAGCCGGGACAGGCGAGCATGGCATTTGCGATCGATGATCCCAATACTGGCGTGACCCTCAAAATTGGCGTAACGATCTGCGAAGACCTGTGGAACGACGAAGAATTCTGGGGCAAGCGCAGCTACGAAGCCAGCCCGATCGAGGATCTGGTGACACAAAAGGTCGATCTAATTGTGAACCTCTCCGCCTCTCCCTTCTATATGGGCAAGCAAAAAATTCGGGAGGCGATGCTGCACCATGCGACCATCCGCTATCAAACTCCAATTATTTATACCAATCAGGTGGGTGGCAACGACGATTTGATTTTCGATGGGAATAGTGTGGGATTCGATCGCCAGGGACAAATGACCTGTCGCGCCAATCCCTTCGAGTCAGATTTGGTGACAGCTGAATACGATTTCTCGCAGCATGATCTGGGCGTGAATTCCCAGCAGATCGAGCCACAGCCAGAGAACGACGATGCTGAAATGTGGTCTGCGCTGGTGCTGGGCTTGCGGGACTATGTGCGAAAGTGCGGCTTCTCTAAAGTTGTCCTGGGTTTAAGCGGCGGCATTGACTCCTCCCTGGTGGCAGCGATTGCAACGGCGGCGATCGGGGCAGAGAACGTGCTGGGCGTTTTGATGCCGTCCCCCTACAGTTCCGATCATTCGGTGAACGATGCGGTGCAGTTGGCACACAATCTGGGAATTCGGACGGAGATTTTGCCGATCGGCGATTTGATGCAGAGCTACGATCGCACTCTGACCCATCTGTTTGCGGAAACGGAATTCGGATTGGCGGAGGAAAACCTGCAATCGCGGATTCGGGGCAATCTGCTGATGGCAATCTCCAATAAGTTTGGGCACCTGCTCCTCTCGACGGGCAACAAATCCGAAATGGCGGTGGGCTACTGCACCCTCTACGGCGACATGAACGGCGGCTTGGCAGTGATCGCCGATGTCCCCAAAACGCGGGTCTATTCGATCTGCACCTGGCTCAACTCCACTGGGCAAAAGCTAATTCCTGCCCATGTGCTGACTAAACCCCCCAGTGCCGAACTGAAACCGGGACAGGTGGATCAGGATTCGCTGCCGCCCTACGAAGTGCTGGACGACATTCTGCACCAGTTCATCCACGACAACCGATCGCCCGACGAAATTGTTGCCAGCGGTCACGATGCTGCCACCGTCGATCGCGTAATCAAACTCGTCATCCGCGCCGAATTCAAGCGCAAACAGGCTCCCCCCGGCTTAAAAGTCACCGATCGCGCCTTTGGCACAGGCTGGAGAATGCCGATCGCCAACAAATGGATTCCCGCTGCTGCGCGTTCGACACTAATTGCCGCGAAACCCTAA
- a CDS encoding NAD-dependent epimerase/dehydratase family protein, with protein sequence MPEKILILGGAGFIGSSLAIGFKQRHPDWHIVCLDNLRRRGSELNLTRFKQYGIEFVHGDIRSPSDLDPAALDVETIIDCSAEPSVLAGFASPRYVLETNLVGTINILELARQLKASVLFLSTSRIYPIAALSDIALVEQSTRFTIAPDQSRPGISERGISEDFPLQGARSLYGATKLASELLIEEYRDAYGIPAIVNRCGVVTGTWQMGKVDQGVFVLWMAAHYFKRSLSYIGYGGTGKQVRDLLCVDDLLNLVEYELLHFTELDGSLFNVGGGVESSLSLLETTQLCEKITGNTIEIRSVSENRPGDVPLYITDSSKVIQTTGWQPRISPEQTLQQIFEWIRSNEAALKPILG encoded by the coding sequence ATGCCTGAAAAAATTCTCATTCTCGGTGGGGCAGGGTTTATTGGCAGTTCGCTGGCGATCGGCTTTAAGCAGCGGCACCCGGACTGGCACATCGTCTGTTTGGATAATCTGCGGCGGCGCGGCTCGGAACTGAACCTGACCCGGTTCAAGCAGTACGGCATTGAGTTTGTGCATGGCGACATTCGCTCTCCTTCTGACCTCGATCCGGCTGCGCTGGACGTAGAAACGATTATTGACTGTTCGGCGGAGCCTTCCGTGCTGGCGGGGTTTGCCTCTCCGCGCTATGTGCTGGAAACTAATCTGGTCGGCACAATCAACATTCTGGAACTGGCTCGACAGCTCAAAGCCTCTGTCCTGTTTCTCTCCACCAGCCGCATTTACCCGATCGCCGCTCTCAGCGACATTGCTCTAGTCGAACAGTCGACCCGATTTACCATTGCGCCCGACCAGTCCCGACCGGGAATCTCCGAACGGGGCATCAGCGAAGACTTTCCGCTCCAGGGGGCACGATCGCTCTATGGCGCAACTAAACTGGCTTCGGAACTGCTGATTGAAGAATATCGGGACGCTTACGGCATTCCGGCGATCGTGAATCGCTGCGGTGTGGTGACGGGCACATGGCAGATGGGCAAGGTGGATCAGGGGGTGTTTGTCCTCTGGATGGCGGCGCACTACTTTAAGCGATCGCTGAGCTACATCGGCTATGGCGGCACGGGCAAGCAGGTGCGAGATCTGCTGTGTGTGGATGATCTGCTAAATCTGGTGGAATATGAGCTGCTGCATTTCACCGAGCTAGACGGCAGCTTGTTTAATGTCGGGGGTGGCGTGGAGAGTAGCCTTTCCCTGCTGGAAACCACCCAGCTTTGTGAGAAGATTACCGGAAACACGATCGAGATCCGCAGCGTTTCTGAAAATCGTCCGGGCGATGTGCCGCTCTATATCACCGATTCCTCGAAGGTAATTCAAACGACAGGCTGGCAGCCGCGCATCAGTCCTGAGCAAACGTTGCAGCAGATTTTTGAATGGATTCGCAGCAATGAGGCAGCGCTAAAGCCAATTCTGGGGTAA
- a CDS encoding class I SAM-dependent methyltransferase, producing the protein MMDQEIYLKRLYENRFDLRQCKAKEALWKVLIDSFIQKYISPHAVVLDIGGGYCEFINQVKAREKFLIDLNPDSQEFAAPDVKVQHVDILAPESDRLVPRDYFDVIFVSNFFEHLRTKEELIEVLSFCFNRLSSRGKLIVIQPNFKYSFREYYDFIDHHLPITDSSLNEVLQAIGFSVDLLIPRFLPFSTKGRPSSPLLLKTYLKLPILWQFLGGQMFVIASKPH; encoded by the coding sequence ATGATGGATCAAGAGATTTACCTGAAAAGGCTTTATGAGAATCGGTTTGACCTCCGACAGTGCAAGGCAAAGGAAGCCCTCTGGAAAGTTCTAATTGACTCATTTATTCAGAAGTACATTAGCCCCCATGCTGTAGTGCTGGACATTGGCGGCGGCTACTGCGAATTTATCAATCAGGTCAAAGCAAGAGAGAAATTTTTAATCGATCTCAATCCCGATTCCCAGGAGTTTGCTGCGCCGGATGTGAAAGTACAGCACGTTGATATTCTGGCTCCGGAGAGCGATCGCTTGGTGCCCCGCGACTATTTTGATGTCATCTTTGTCTCCAATTTCTTCGAGCATTTACGCACTAAAGAAGAGCTGATTGAAGTTCTCTCCTTCTGCTTTAATCGACTGAGTTCGAGAGGCAAGCTGATTGTGATCCAGCCCAACTTCAAGTACTCCTTTCGGGAATACTACGACTTTATCGATCACCACCTGCCCATTACCGATAGTTCGCTCAACGAGGTACTCCAGGCGATCGGCTTTTCGGTCGATTTGCTAATTCCTCGCTTTTTGCCCTTCTCCACCAAAGGCAGACCCTCTTCGCCGCTGCTGCTGAAAACTTATCTGAAACTGCCGATTCTCTGGCAATTTCTGGGAGGACAAATGTTTGTAATTGCCTCGAAGCCCCATTAA
- a CDS encoding NAD-dependent epimerase/dehydratase family protein yields MATVVVTGSAGLIGSESVRFFAHLGFKVIGIDNDMRSYFFGESASTSWNRNLLQETYGDRYLHYSADIRDQQAIEAIFKEFSSEISLVIHTAAQPSHDWAASEPHTDFTVNANGTLVLLEATRQYCPTAVFIFTSTNKVYGDTPNFLPLEEQETRWEIAAEHPYFIGIDETMSIDQSKHSLFGASKVAADVLVQEYGRYFDMKTASFRGGCLTGPAHSGAKLHGFLAYLMKCTLTGDTYTIFGYKGKQVRDNIHSYDLVNAFYHFYQNPRSGEVYNIGGSRHSNCSMLEAIAICEELSGKKLNYTYTDDNRSGDHIWYISDVRKFQSHYPEWQYKYSLRNILEDIYTAQASRL; encoded by the coding sequence ATGGCTACAGTGGTGGTAACAGGCTCGGCTGGACTGATCGGCTCAGAATCGGTGCGTTTCTTTGCCCATCTTGGCTTCAAAGTGATTGGCATCGATAACGACATGCGATCGTATTTCTTTGGGGAATCTGCTTCTACGAGCTGGAACCGCAATCTGTTGCAGGAAACCTACGGCGATCGCTACCTTCACTACAGCGCCGATATTCGCGACCAGCAGGCGATCGAAGCCATTTTCAAGGAATTCTCTTCCGAGATCAGTCTGGTGATTCACACGGCGGCTCAACCCTCCCACGATTGGGCAGCCAGCGAACCCCACACCGACTTCACGGTCAACGCTAACGGGACGCTGGTTTTATTGGAGGCGACGCGCCAGTATTGCCCGACTGCCGTGTTTATCTTTACTTCCACTAACAAAGTCTACGGCGATACGCCCAACTTCCTGCCGCTGGAGGAACAGGAAACCCGTTGGGAAATTGCGGCAGAGCATCCCTACTTCATCGGTATTGACGAAACAATGTCGATCGACCAGTCGAAGCATTCTCTGTTTGGTGCGTCTAAGGTCGCAGCCGATGTGCTGGTGCAGGAGTACGGCAGATACTTTGATATGAAAACTGCCAGCTTCCGGGGCGGTTGCCTTACGGGTCCGGCGCATTCGGGCGCGAAGCTGCACGGTTTCCTGGCATATCTAATGAAATGTACGCTAACGGGCGATACCTACACGATTTTTGGCTACAAGGGCAAGCAGGTGCGGGATAACATCCACAGCTACGATCTGGTGAATGCCTTCTATCACTTCTACCAGAATCCCCGCAGCGGCGAAGTTTACAACATTGGCGGTTCTCGGCATAGCAACTGTTCCATGCTGGAGGCGATCGCGATTTGCGAAGAACTCTCTGGAAAGAAACTGAACTATACCTACACAGACGATAATCGATCGGGCGATCACATCTGGTATATTTCGGACGTGCGGAAATTTCAGTCCCACTATCCCGAATGGCAGTATAAATACAGTTTGCGAAACATTCTGGAAGATATTTACACCGCTCAGGCATCCCGGCTCTAA
- a CDS encoding glycosyltransferase family 2 protein, translating to MRRWFWELQQVQAKAGQLQQQIDRLQTQLRQVSRDLQLATAERDQYRGRLEAMESSKFWQIRTQWLQLRQKLGGQESPDWTPELPSAEAIDAQIPPEIAQIPRETPYDRWRNANSPRPADLERMAQMVDFLPAKPLISVLMPVYNTPESYLRSAIESMLAQVYPHWELCIADDASTQEQVRSILEEYAGIDGRIKLTFRSENGHISACSNSALELATGEFVALLDHDDLLSPDALFEVALLLNRCPDADMIYSDEDKIDEQGNFSEPYFKPGWSPDSFLARMYTCHLGVYRRSLVNQIGGFRVGYEGSQDYDLVLRLTEKTKNIFHIAKILYHWRIHPESIAQSAEAKPYAYDASDRALAEALERRSEPGKLLPIPGSPGNYIVRYKIQSQERVSIIIPTKDKADLLDRCLNSIFEKTTYPNYEIILIDNSSTEPETAEVIQKWQTQFNALSSSGNSPDRFQYHRLDIPFNYSKINNFAVQQSNGKYLLFLNNDIEVITPDWMTAMVEQAQRRSIGAVGALLLYPDDTIQHAGVVLGVCAYSGHSHKHFPATAAGYLNQVIGITNYSAVTGACLMCKREQFEAIGGFDEGLAVSFNDIDLCLKFMQQGLHNIYLPHVKLYHHESQSRGQDDTPEKRDRFLQEANSMMQRWSDWMTRDPHYNPNLTIDRQDYRIKN from the coding sequence ATGCGCCGATGGTTCTGGGAACTTCAGCAGGTTCAGGCGAAGGCGGGACAGCTTCAGCAGCAGATCGATCGCCTGCAAACCCAGTTGCGGCAGGTCAGTCGCGATCTCCAGCTTGCCACAGCGGAGCGGGATCAGTATCGGGGCAGATTGGAGGCGATGGAGTCCAGCAAGTTCTGGCAAATTCGCACCCAATGGCTACAACTGCGGCAAAAGCTGGGCGGACAGGAAAGCCCAGACTGGACACCGGAACTGCCCTCCGCAGAAGCGATCGACGCCCAAATTCCCCCAGAAATCGCGCAGATTCCCAGAGAAACGCCCTACGATCGCTGGCGCAATGCCAACAGTCCCCGCCCTGCTGACCTGGAACGGATGGCGCAAATGGTAGACTTTCTGCCTGCCAAGCCGCTGATCAGTGTGTTGATGCCCGTTTACAACACGCCGGAGTCCTATCTGCGATCGGCGATCGAGTCTATGCTGGCGCAGGTTTATCCCCACTGGGAACTCTGTATTGCCGATGATGCCTCCACTCAGGAGCAGGTGCGATCGATTTTGGAGGAGTATGCAGGAATTGATGGGCGGATTAAGCTGACGTTTCGTTCGGAAAATGGGCATATTTCAGCCTGCTCAAATTCGGCGTTAGAACTGGCAACCGGAGAATTTGTTGCGCTCCTGGATCACGACGATCTGCTGTCGCCCGATGCCCTGTTTGAGGTGGCACTGCTGCTGAATCGTTGTCCTGACGCGGACATGATTTATTCCGACGAAGACAAGATTGACGAGCAGGGCAATTTCTCAGAGCCGTACTTCAAGCCCGGTTGGAGTCCCGATAGTTTTCTAGCAAGGATGTACACCTGCCATTTGGGCGTGTATCGGCGATCGCTGGTAAATCAGATTGGCGGCTTTCGGGTGGGCTATGAGGGCAGTCAGGATTATGATCTTGTTCTGCGGCTAACGGAAAAAACGAAAAACATTTTTCATATTGCCAAAATTCTCTACCACTGGCGCATCCATCCTGAGTCGATCGCCCAATCCGCTGAGGCTAAACCCTACGCCTACGATGCCTCCGATCGTGCCCTGGCTGAGGCATTAGAGCGTCGAAGCGAACCGGGGAAACTGCTGCCAATTCCTGGATCTCCGGGCAATTACATTGTGCGCTATAAAATCCAGTCGCAGGAGCGAGTCAGCATCATTATCCCAACGAAGGATAAAGCTGATTTACTCGATCGCTGTCTGAACTCTATCTTCGAGAAAACCACCTACCCGAACTACGAAATTATTCTGATTGACAACAGCAGCACTGAGCCAGAAACGGCTGAGGTGATTCAGAAATGGCAGACTCAGTTTAATGCTTTAAGTTCTTCGGGGAATTCACCCGATCGTTTCCAGTACCATCGCCTCGATATTCCGTTTAACTATTCTAAAATCAATAACTTTGCTGTTCAGCAGTCCAATGGCAAGTATCTTCTATTTCTCAATAACGATATCGAAGTCATCACGCCGGATTGGATGACCGCAATGGTGGAACAGGCACAGCGGCGATCGATCGGGGCGGTGGGAGCCTTATTGCTTTATCCGGACGATACAATTCAGCACGCGGGGGTCGTCCTGGGCGTCTGCGCCTATTCCGGGCATAGCCACAAGCATTTTCCGGCAACGGCAGCGGGCTATCTGAATCAGGTGATTGGTATTACCAATTATTCTGCGGTAACCGGAGCCTGCCTGATGTGCAAGCGGGAGCAGTTTGAGGCGATCGGCGGCTTTGACGAAGGGTTAGCCGTTTCCTTTAACGACATCGATCTCTGTCTCAAATTCATGCAGCAGGGACTTCACAATATCTATCTGCCCCACGTCAAACTATACCACCATGAATCTCAGAGCCGGGGTCAGGATGATACGCCTGAGAAGCGCGATCGCTTCCTGCAAGAAGCAAACTCTATGATGCAGCGGTGGTCAGACTGGATGACTCGCGACCCGCACTATAATCCGAATTTGACAATCGATCGCCAGGATTACAGGATTAAAAATTAG
- a CDS encoding Uma2 family endonuclease — translation MTSLIITPETIDLPPGSTVTLQYQTWEDYENLLKLREDKAGVRIRYSATTQEIQIMAPLPGHGKRVLTLADLVKVLLRHYNLEWEGFDPITLKQFKQGGLEPDTCFYIQNREAILGKERIDLTIDPPPDLAIEVDLSSRTNITDYLPIAIPEVWIYRKNELLIYRLGSQNYRNSDTSGIFPDFDIKSKLPQYVERAWSLGSSIALREFEQSFA, via the coding sequence ATGACTTCCCTGATCATTACCCCTGAAACGATCGACCTCCCGCCCGGCAGTACGGTAACGCTGCAATATCAGACCTGGGAGGACTACGAGAATTTGCTGAAGCTTCGGGAGGACAAAGCAGGCGTTCGGATTCGCTACAGCGCAACAACCCAGGAAATCCAGATCATGGCTCCCCTTCCCGGACATGGAAAACGAGTTCTCACCCTGGCTGATCTCGTCAAGGTGCTACTGCGGCATTACAACCTTGAATGGGAGGGATTTGACCCCATTACGCTGAAACAGTTTAAGCAAGGGGGGCTTGAACCCGATACCTGCTTTTATATTCAAAATCGAGAAGCCATTTTGGGCAAAGAGCGAATTGATCTGACGATCGACCCCCCTCCCGATTTAGCGATCGAGGTTGATCTGAGTTCAAGAACGAACATTACGGATTATCTGCCCATCGCCATTCCCGAAGTCTGGATTTACCGAAAAAATGAACTGCTGATCTATCGTCTGGGAAGTCAAAACTACCGAAACAGCGACACCAGCGGCATCTTTCCCGACTTCGACATTAAATCAAAATTGCCCCAGTACGTTGAGCGTGCCTGGAGCCTGGGTTCAAGTATTGCACTGCGCGAATTCGAGCAATCTTTCGCGTAA
- a CDS encoding NUDIX hydrolase encodes MAGRSPRKSTDPLAAGVLADFKVGVDNVIFSVDTAQNRLMVLLVMRREEPFLGQWSLPGTLVRKGESLEDAAYRVLAEKIRVENLYLEQLYTFGGPDRDPREAYPQYGVRYLSVSYFALVRFAESELIADGVSGIAWYPLQQVPSLAFDHPQILQYGYRRLRNKLEYSPIAFEVLPELFTLSDLYQLYTTVLGENFSDYSNFRSRLLKLGFLQDTGIKVSRGAGRPASLYRFDADAFAPFKDKPLVFI; translated from the coding sequence ATGGCAGGACGCAGCCCCAGAAAATCTACTGACCCTCTCGCGGCGGGAGTTTTAGCCGACTTTAAAGTGGGCGTGGACAACGTGATTTTCTCAGTTGATACGGCACAGAATCGGCTGATGGTGCTGCTCGTGATGCGGCGGGAGGAGCCGTTTTTGGGTCAGTGGAGCCTGCCCGGAACCCTGGTTCGCAAGGGGGAATCCCTGGAGGATGCAGCGTATCGGGTGCTGGCGGAGAAAATTCGCGTGGAAAATCTTTACCTGGAACAGCTTTATACGTTTGGCGGACCCGATCGCGATCCGCGTGAAGCTTATCCTCAGTACGGGGTGCGCTACCTGTCCGTCAGCTATTTTGCCCTGGTGCGATTTGCCGAATCCGAGCTGATTGCCGATGGGGTAAGCGGGATTGCCTGGTATCCGCTTCAGCAGGTGCCGTCCCTGGCGTTCGATCATCCGCAGATTTTGCAGTACGGCTATCGTCGGCTTCGTAACAAGCTGGAGTACAGCCCGATTGCCTTTGAAGTGTTGCCGGAACTGTTTACCCTCAGCGATTTGTACCAGCTCTATACGACCGTCCTGGGCGAAAATTTTTCTGACTACTCAAATTTTCGATCGCGCCTGCTCAAGCTCGGTTTTTTGCAGGACACTGGAATTAAAGTCTCACGGGGAGCCGGACGACCCGCCAGCCTCTATCGCTTCGATGCCGATGCGTTTGCTCCCTTCAAAGATAAGCCTTTAGTATTCATCTGA
- a CDS encoding carbon dioxide-concentrating mechanism protein CcmK, which translates to MPQAVGVIETLGFPAVLAAADAMVKAGRVTIVYYDIAESGEQVVAIRGPISEVRPAMEAGIEAAETAPPNGKLVTYYIVPNPPENVIEVLPLQYTDRVEQFRLM; encoded by the coding sequence ATGCCGCAAGCGGTTGGCGTAATCGAAACACTTGGATTTCCGGCAGTTTTGGCAGCCGCAGATGCAATGGTAAAGGCGGGTCGAGTCACGATCGTCTACTATGACATTGCGGAGAGTGGAGAGCAGGTTGTGGCAATCCGGGGACCCATTTCAGAAGTGCGTCCGGCAATGGAGGCAGGGATTGAGGCGGCAGAAACCGCACCCCCCAACGGCAAGCTGGTGACGTACTACATTGTCCCCAATCCGCCAGAAAACGTGATAGAAGTGCTGCCGCTTCAGTACACCGATCGGGTAGAGCAGTTTCGCCTGATGTAG
- a CDS encoding glycosyltransferase family 2 protein produces the protein MKLSVVIPAHNEEDCLFPTVDRLVQTLQRESIPHEILIINDNSSDRTPDVCRELSALYSTVCWVNNEPPNGFGFAVRRGLSDFTGDAVAIMMADASDDPEDLVAAYKLLFKGYDCVFGSRFSKGGKVVDYPPHKLMVNRMANWFIKVLFALPYNDTTNAFKVYRREVIDGIQPILSHHFNLTVELPLKAIVRGYSYGVIPMRWYNRTTGISKLKIKEMGSRYLFIVLYIWLEKHLSRGDYHRSKQQTVSIGRLNA, from the coding sequence ATGAAGCTTTCAGTTGTAATACCGGCTCACAATGAAGAAGACTGCTTGTTCCCAACGGTCGATCGCCTCGTCCAGACCCTTCAGCGAGAAAGCATTCCTCACGAAATTCTCATCATTAACGACAATAGCTCCGATCGCACCCCCGATGTCTGCCGCGAGTTAAGTGCTCTCTACAGCACAGTGTGCTGGGTGAACAATGAACCGCCTAACGGTTTTGGCTTTGCGGTACGGCGCGGACTCTCTGACTTTACGGGCGATGCGGTCGCAATCATGATGGCAGATGCGTCCGACGACCCCGAAGACTTGGTGGCGGCATACAAGCTGCTATTTAAGGGCTACGACTGTGTGTTTGGCTCGCGCTTCTCAAAAGGCGGCAAAGTCGTCGATTATCCACCCCACAAGCTGATGGTTAACCGGATGGCAAACTGGTTTATCAAAGTGCTGTTTGCTCTGCCCTATAACGACACCACAAACGCTTTCAAGGTCTATCGACGCGAGGTGATCGACGGGATTCAACCGATCCTGAGTCACCACTTTAATCTGACCGTGGAACTGCCCCTGAAGGCGATCGTGCGCGGCTACTCCTACGGCGTGATTCCAATGCGGTGGTACAACCGGACGACGGGAATCTCAAAGCTCAAGATTAAGGAAATGGGCAGCCGCTACCTGTTTATCGTGCTGTATATTTGGCTGGAAAAGCACCTGTCGCGGGGAGACTACCACCGCAGCAAACAGCAGACTGTGAGCATCGGCAGACTGAATGCCTGA
- a CDS encoding carbon dioxide-concentrating mechanism protein CcmK: MPIAVGALETKGFPGILAAADAMVKAGRVTLVGYLRCGSARFCVIIRGDVSEVKQSMAAGVEASESCFGGTLESWVIIPRPHENVEVVLPIEFPDSVMRFRDSVEIPLIPRQTGS; the protein is encoded by the coding sequence ATGCCGATTGCAGTAGGCGCACTCGAAACAAAAGGATTCCCCGGAATTCTGGCAGCCGCAGACGCGATGGTGAAAGCCGGACGGGTGACGCTGGTGGGCTATCTGCGATGCGGAAGTGCCCGTTTTTGCGTGATTATTCGCGGTGATGTCTCGGAAGTAAAGCAGTCGATGGCGGCAGGCGTTGAGGCATCGGAAAGCTGCTTTGGCGGCACGCTGGAGTCCTGGGTAATTATTCCCCGTCCCCACGAAAACGTCGAGGTGGTTCTGCCGATCGAATTCCCGGATTCGGTGATGCGGTTCCGCGACTCGGTGGAAATTCCGCTGATTCCCCGGCAGACGGGCAGCTAG
- a CDS encoding class I SAM-dependent methyltransferase, protein MTILDQYTASGPNLQNTIDLFKGEWSSKFPDRYGIEAGAAPLFEDARIQWAAEQFGGFEGKTVLELGPLEAGHTYMMEQFGASSITAVEANSRSFLKCLIVKEVLDLKRSHFVYSDCIEFLKSSSAQYDICIASGILYHMVNPAELIARASQVSQKLFVWTHYYDPAVITGEPRFAVKFPSTEEREYDGFRHTLHRYEYQAALGWSGFCGGSAPHSNWMSREDILNCCKHFGFSEIHINFDHQDHPNGPCFAFVAIKNGGAATDTQEQSAVADRSPETAPMLTSLNVKAAAGEPAPDRLQKRITNLQRKNQNLEQALQDAQSRIAAMQTSKFWQLREGWFRIKRSLGLPATE, encoded by the coding sequence ATGACAATTCTGGATCAGTACACAGCTTCTGGACCCAATCTACAAAATACGATCGATCTGTTTAAGGGCGAATGGTCGTCTAAGTTCCCCGATCGCTACGGCATTGAGGCAGGTGCAGCGCCCCTGTTTGAAGATGCGCGGATTCAGTGGGCGGCAGAACAGTTTGGCGGTTTTGAAGGCAAGACCGTGCTGGAGCTAGGACCCCTGGAGGCAGGTCACACCTACATGATGGAACAGTTTGGAGCGTCGTCCATTACTGCGGTGGAGGCAAACTCACGATCGTTCCTCAAATGCTTGATTGTCAAAGAAGTTCTGGATCTGAAGCGATCGCACTTTGTCTACAGCGATTGTATTGAGTTTCTAAAAAGCAGTTCGGCTCAGTACGATATCTGCATTGCCAGCGGTATCCTCTACCACATGGTGAATCCGGCAGAGCTGATTGCGCGGGCTTCCCAGGTGAGCCAAAAGCTCTTTGTCTGGACTCACTATTACGATCCGGCGGTGATTACCGGCGAACCCCGATTTGCGGTTAAGTTTCCCAGCACTGAAGAGCGAGAATACGACGGCTTTCGGCACACGCTGCATCGCTATGAGTATCAGGCGGCGTTGGGCTGGTCTGGCTTTTGCGGTGGCAGTGCCCCCCACAGCAATTGGATGAGCCGTGAGGATATTCTCAACTGCTGTAAGCATTTTGGTTTCAGCGAAATTCACATTAACTTTGATCATCAGGATCACCCGAACGGTCCCTGTTTTGCCTTCGTTGCCATCAAGAATGGTGGTGCTGCTACGGACACTCAGGAACAGTCTGCTGTGGCAGATCGCTCGCCTGAAACTGCACCGATGCTGACCTCCCTCAACGTCAAAGCTGCTGCCGGGGAACCAGCGCCCGATCGCCTGCAAAAGCGAATTACTAACCTGCAAAGAAAGAATCAGAATCTAGAGCAGGCATTGCAGGATGCCCAGAGCCGCATTGCCGCGATGCAAACCAGCAAATTCTGGCAGTTGCGCGAAGGATGGTTTCGGATTAAGCGATCGCTGGGCTTACCCGCAACGGAGTGA